One part of the Thermococcus radiotolerans genome encodes these proteins:
- a CDS encoding C/D box methylation guide ribonucleoprotein complex aNOP56 subunit (functions along with aFIB and aL7a; guides 2'-O-methylation of ribose to specific sites in RNAs), translating into MKAYVAENVRGIYAFDESGNLIDQRVFSGRPEVSLDRLLKGEPSDELISFLDELKERGYDEFILEDSELSRNLKELGYNATAEFPNIAGEKLRSSPEEFLGENWFDEYFSVGVALTRLRIQEQSGARDKMIIQAIESLDDIDKVINLLVSRLREWYSLHFPELDEILPKHGQYVAFVKTVGPRENVSEEKLKSLGLPEGKVEKILKAAETSMGAPLGKFDADIIMKLASEISDLYKLREEIEDYLEMAMDEVAPNLKALVGAKLGARLLSLAGGLKELAMMPASTIQVLGAEKALFRHLRSGAKPPKHGVIFQYPAINRSPWWQRGKIARALAGKLAIAARVDYFSGEYIAEELKQEIEQRIQEIKQKYPNPPKRKAKPEKKKKKKFKGKEKRGKGFGGKKKEKAGKGKKGEKGGKKKKKGKR; encoded by the coding sequence ATGAAAGCTTACGTGGCTGAGAACGTCAGGGGCATCTACGCCTTTGACGAGAGCGGTAATCTCATTGATCAGAGGGTCTTCTCCGGAAGGCCGGAGGTGAGCCTCGACAGGCTTCTGAAGGGCGAGCCAAGCGACGAGCTGATTTCTTTCCTCGACGAGCTTAAGGAGAGGGGCTACGACGAGTTCATCCTCGAGGACTCGGAGCTGAGCAGGAACCTGAAGGAGCTCGGCTACAACGCTACCGCTGAGTTTCCGAACATCGCAGGAGAAAAGCTCCGCTCAAGCCCTGAGGAGTTCCTCGGCGAGAACTGGTTCGACGAGTACTTCAGCGTCGGCGTTGCCCTGACGAGGCTCCGCATACAGGAGCAGAGCGGGGCAAGGGACAAGATGATAATCCAGGCCATCGAGTCCCTCGACGACATCGACAAGGTCATCAACCTGCTCGTTTCTCGCTTGAGGGAGTGGTACAGCCTTCACTTCCCTGAGCTCGACGAGATACTGCCCAAGCACGGGCAGTACGTTGCCTTCGTCAAGACCGTCGGCCCGAGGGAGAACGTGAGCGAGGAGAAGCTCAAGAGCCTCGGCCTCCCCGAGGGCAAGGTGGAGAAGATTCTGAAGGCGGCCGAAACCTCGATGGGCGCTCCCCTTGGCAAGTTCGACGCTGACATCATAATGAAGCTCGCGAGCGAGATAAGCGACCTCTACAAGCTGAGGGAGGAGATAGAGGACTATCTCGAGATGGCAATGGACGAGGTCGCGCCGAACCTGAAGGCTCTGGTCGGTGCCAAGCTCGGTGCCAGGCTGCTCAGCCTCGCCGGCGGGCTCAAAGAGCTCGCCATGATGCCGGCATCGACCATACAGGTTCTCGGTGCCGAGAAGGCGCTCTTCAGGCACCTGAGGAGTGGTGCCAAGCCACCTAAGCACGGCGTCATCTTCCAGTATCCTGCCATAAACCGCTCGCCGTGGTGGCAGAGGGGTAAGATAGCGAGGGCATTAGCTGGAAAGCTCGCCATAGCTGCCAGGGTTGACTACTTCTCCGGTGAATACATAGCCGAGGAGCTGAAGCAGGAGATAGAGCAGCGCATCCAGGAGATAAAGCAGAAGTATCCGAACCCGCCCAAGAGGAAGGCCAAGCCTGAAAAGAAGAAAAAGAAGAAGTTCAAGGGGAAAGAAAAGCGGGGCAAGGGCTTCGGTGGAAAGAAGAAGGAAAAGGCAGGAAAGGGTAAGAAGGGCGAGAAAGGCGGAAAGAAAAAGAAGAAGGGCAAGAGGTGA
- a CDS encoding ribose 1,5-bisphosphate isomerase codes for MTVVKEVLEIADEIRNMEIRGAGKIARFAAYALQLQAEKSKATNVDDFWNEMKKAAKILYETRPTAVSLPNALRYVMHRGKVAYAGGADLDQLKFVVINAAKEFIHNSEKAIERIGEMGAKRIEDGDVIMTHCHSKAAISVMKTAFEQGKDIKVIVTETRPKWQGKLTAKELASYGIPVIYVVDSAARHYMKMTDKVVMGADSITVNGAVINKIGTALIALTAKEHRIWTMIAAETYKFHPETMLGQLVEIEMRDPTEVIPEEELKTWPKNIEVWNPAFDVTPPEYVDVIITERGIIPPSAAIDILKEEFGWALKYTEPWED; via the coding sequence ATGACGGTAGTGAAGGAAGTGCTTGAGATTGCCGACGAAATCAGGAACATGGAGATTAGGGGGGCTGGCAAGATAGCCCGCTTCGCGGCCTATGCGCTCCAGCTTCAGGCCGAGAAGAGCAAAGCGACGAACGTTGACGATTTCTGGAACGAGATGAAGAAGGCGGCCAAGATACTGTACGAGACAAGGCCCACAGCGGTTTCCCTCCCCAACGCGCTCCGTTACGTTATGCACCGCGGGAAGGTTGCCTACGCGGGCGGCGCCGACCTCGACCAGCTCAAGTTCGTCGTCATCAACGCCGCCAAGGAGTTCATCCACAACTCCGAGAAGGCCATCGAGAGGATAGGTGAGATGGGGGCAAAGCGCATAGAGGATGGAGACGTCATAATGACCCACTGCCACAGCAAAGCTGCCATAAGCGTCATGAAGACAGCCTTCGAGCAGGGCAAGGACATAAAGGTCATCGTCACCGAGACGAGGCCCAAGTGGCAGGGCAAGCTCACCGCGAAGGAGCTCGCCAGCTACGGCATCCCGGTCATCTATGTCGTTGACAGCGCCGCTAGGCACTACATGAAGATGACGGACAAGGTGGTCATGGGTGCGGACAGCATAACCGTGAACGGCGCGGTCATAAACAAGATTGGAACGGCTCTGATAGCCCTCACCGCCAAGGAACACCGGATATGGACGATGATCGCCGCGGAAACCTACAAGTTCCACCCGGAGACGATGCTCGGCCAGCTGGTCGAGATAGAGATGCGCGACCCGACGGAGGTCATTCCCGAGGAGGAGCTCAAGACTTGGCCTAAGAACATAGAGGTCTGGAACCCGGCCTTTGATGTAACTCCCCCGGAGTACGTGGACGTCATCATAACCGAGCGCGGAATAATCCCCCCGAGTGCCGCCATAGACATCCTCAAGGAGGAGTTCGGCTGGGCCCTCAAGTACACCGAGCCCTGGGAGGACTGA
- a CDS encoding aminotransferase-like domain-containing protein, protein MEEKLMRKLSSGSLDFETYFSDKAQGMKASEIRELLKLVEAGDVISLAGGLPAPETFPVETIKEIAAEILTHHADKALQYGTTKGFTPLRLALADWMEKRYGIPTSKVEIMMVAGSQQALDLIGRVFINPGDIVVVEGPTYLAALNAFKYYDPEFLSIPMDDNGMMVDLLEEKLRKLNAEGKKVKFVYTVSTFQNPMGVTMSLDRRKRLIELAREYDFLIVEDSPYSELRYSGEPIPPIKHFDDEGRVMYLGTFSKILSPGMRLGWIAAHPHFIRKIEIAKQAVDLCANTLSQVIAWKYVADGHLDEHIPKIIEFYKPRRDAMLEALEEYMPEGVKWTKPDGGMFIWVTLPEGIDTKVMAEKAISRGVAYVPGEAFFAHREVKNAMRLNFTYVPEEKIRDGVKRLAEVIEEEMKALKG, encoded by the coding sequence GTGGAGGAAAAACTTATGCGCAAGCTGAGTTCAGGGTCACTGGATTTTGAGACGTACTTCTCGGACAAGGCTCAGGGTATGAAGGCCTCGGAGATTAGGGAGCTCCTCAAGCTCGTTGAAGCTGGAGACGTCATCTCCCTTGCCGGCGGCCTTCCCGCTCCCGAAACCTTCCCGGTTGAGACCATAAAGGAGATAGCCGCCGAGATTCTCACCCACCACGCCGACAAGGCCCTGCAGTACGGAACCACCAAGGGCTTCACGCCGCTCCGCCTCGCTCTGGCGGACTGGATGGAGAAGCGCTACGGCATCCCGACTAGCAAGGTCGAGATAATGATGGTCGCCGGTTCGCAGCAGGCGCTCGACCTCATAGGAAGGGTCTTCATAAACCCCGGCGATATAGTCGTGGTCGAGGGGCCGACATATCTCGCGGCACTCAACGCGTTCAAGTACTACGACCCCGAGTTCCTCAGCATCCCCATGGACGACAACGGTATGATGGTTGACCTCCTCGAGGAGAAGCTCAGGAAGCTCAACGCTGAGGGCAAGAAGGTCAAGTTCGTCTACACCGTTTCAACCTTCCAGAACCCGATGGGCGTCACGATGAGCCTGGACAGGAGGAAGAGGCTCATAGAACTCGCCAGGGAATACGACTTCCTCATCGTCGAGGACAGCCCGTACAGCGAGCTCAGGTATTCGGGCGAGCCCATACCGCCCATAAAGCACTTCGACGACGAGGGCCGCGTCATGTACCTCGGAACCTTCTCGAAGATACTCTCCCCGGGAATGAGGCTCGGTTGGATAGCAGCTCACCCGCACTTCATCAGGAAGATAGAGATAGCCAAGCAGGCCGTTGACCTCTGCGCCAACACCCTCAGCCAGGTCATAGCCTGGAAGTACGTGGCGGACGGCCACCTCGACGAGCACATACCGAAGATAATAGAGTTCTACAAGCCGCGCAGGGACGCCATGCTGGAGGCCCTGGAGGAGTACATGCCCGAGGGCGTCAAGTGGACCAAGCCCGATGGAGGAATGTTCATCTGGGTCACCCTCCCAGAGGGCATTGACACCAAGGTGATGGCCGAGAAGGCCATAAGCAGGGGCGTTGCCTACGTGCCCGGCGAGGCATTCTTCGCCCACCGCGAGGTCAAGAACGCCATGCGTCTGAACTTCACCTACGTGCCCGAGGAGAAGATACGCGACGGCGTTAAGAGGCTCGCCGAGGTCATAGAGGAAGAGATGAAGGCCCTTAAGGGCTGA
- a CDS encoding gamma-glutamyl-gamma-aminobutyrate hydrolase family protein: MRPLIGIIGQVDPSKNRLFLDRRHVEKVTAAGGVPAVFNVNSSPEEVLEHVDGVLLIEGPDVHPHFYGEDPSGAIKYVDVDRDEFEIRLVKRAVEMGVPILGISRGMHVINVALGGTLYQDLNDIPKAIKHDWDVELIGPTQRVHGVRIKTSSTLYEILKDELDIEGTNEVYLRVNSFHHQAVKRVGEGIKPVAYAVDGLIEAIEGTEGFIIGLQWQPEYLPEMDRVFEAFVKAAAEYRRDKLEMEKIEIEAELREELTREQDESHHSSETTDSPPDTNQT, encoded by the coding sequence ATGAGGCCATTGATAGGCATAATAGGTCAGGTTGACCCCTCCAAAAACAGGCTTTTTCTTGACCGCAGGCACGTTGAGAAGGTCACCGCTGCCGGGGGCGTTCCGGCGGTTTTCAACGTAAACTCCTCCCCCGAGGAGGTTCTTGAGCACGTGGACGGTGTGCTGCTCATCGAGGGGCCAGACGTCCATCCCCACTTCTACGGAGAGGACCCCTCGGGCGCGATAAAATACGTTGATGTTGACAGGGACGAGTTTGAGATACGGCTCGTGAAGAGGGCCGTGGAGATGGGCGTTCCGATACTCGGCATATCCCGCGGGATGCACGTGATAAACGTGGCCCTCGGGGGAACGCTCTATCAGGACCTGAACGACATCCCAAAGGCCATAAAGCACGACTGGGACGTCGAGCTGATTGGACCGACCCAGAGGGTTCACGGCGTCAGGATAAAGACCAGCTCCACCCTCTACGAGATACTCAAGGACGAACTGGACATAGAGGGAACCAACGAGGTCTACCTCAGGGTCAACAGCTTCCACCACCAGGCGGTTAAGAGGGTCGGTGAGGGAATAAAGCCAGTTGCCTACGCCGTGGACGGTCTGATAGAGGCCATCGAGGGAACCGAGGGATTCATAATTGGCCTGCAGTGGCAGCCGGAGTACCTGCCCGAGATGGACAGGGTCTTCGAGGCCTTCGTCAAAGCCGCCGCCGAGTACCGCAGGGACAAGCTTGAGATGGAGAAGATAGAGATAGAGGCCGAGCTCAGGGAGGAGCTCACAAGGGAACAAGATGAGAGCCATCACAGCTCGGAAACGACCGATAGCCCTCCCGACACGAACCAAACGTGA
- a CDS encoding SPL family radical SAM protein, whose amino-acid sequence MYIRPFDPWKAKLCTCPFKYTLNVYTGCDHACVYCYITSYISNAFRVRTKEGLLPKLERELRRFDRRHIIALSYSSDPYPTIERELGITRSVLKLFRRYDVRCLLLTKSDIFERDLDVLSDLKCAVGITVTTVDKRKAKLLEPNAPSPRARIRALEKAKDAGIPVYARIDPIIPFYTWEDFDETLDALSFVSHITVSTLKLRPDSKRRMFAKFPELMEKLWPLYEKGERIGGYHYLPRELRFEILREAERKVLGKGITFGSCREGYRSFPSCDGSHLVPL is encoded by the coding sequence ATGTATATCCGGCCCTTCGACCCGTGGAAGGCTAAGCTCTGCACCTGTCCCTTCAAGTACACTCTCAACGTCTATACCGGTTGCGACCACGCGTGCGTTTACTGCTATATAACGAGCTACATCTCCAATGCCTTCCGCGTGCGGACTAAAGAGGGTCTCCTGCCGAAGCTGGAGCGCGAGCTGAGGCGTTTTGACCGGCGCCACATAATAGCGCTCTCCTACTCCTCCGACCCGTATCCAACGATTGAACGTGAGTTGGGCATAACCCGGAGCGTTCTCAAGCTCTTCAGGCGCTACGACGTCCGCTGCCTGCTCCTTACGAAGTCCGACATCTTTGAGCGCGACCTGGACGTTCTGAGCGATCTCAAGTGCGCCGTCGGGATAACCGTGACCACAGTGGATAAACGGAAGGCGAAGCTGCTGGAGCCGAACGCCCCTTCCCCAAGGGCGAGAATCCGGGCGCTTGAGAAGGCGAAGGATGCCGGTATTCCAGTTTACGCCCGCATCGACCCAATAATACCGTTCTACACCTGGGAGGACTTCGATGAAACCCTCGATGCCCTGAGCTTCGTGAGCCACATAACCGTCTCGACACTCAAACTGAGGCCCGATTCAAAGAGGAGGATGTTCGCCAAGTTTCCGGAGCTAATGGAAAAGCTGTGGCCCCTCTACGAGAAGGGGGAGAGGATTGGGGGATACCACTACCTGCCCCGCGAGCTGAGGTTTGAAATCCTAAGGGAGGCGGAGAGGAAGGTTTTGGGGAAAGGGATCACGTTTGGTTCGTGTCGGGAGGGCTATCGGTCGTTTCCGAGCTGTGATGGCTCTCATCTTGTTCCCTTGTGA
- a CDS encoding OsmC family protein gives MTNEVRGRVKWVENMQFVGKMDTDQCAIILGDGGISPMKLLLLSVAGCTAYDVVMILQKMREPIEGLEVEISGERRDEHPKIYDRVHLHYRIYGDVREEKARRAIELSQDKYCSASAHVKLSGAEVTYSFEIIRG, from the coding sequence ATGACAAATGAAGTTAGAGGACGGGTTAAGTGGGTCGAGAACATGCAGTTCGTGGGAAAGATGGACACCGACCAGTGCGCGATAATCCTCGGAGACGGCGGTATAAGTCCCATGAAGCTCCTTCTTCTGAGCGTTGCCGGTTGCACCGCCTACGACGTGGTTATGATCCTCCAGAAGATGCGCGAGCCCATTGAAGGACTGGAGGTCGAGATTTCAGGCGAGAGGCGCGATGAGCACCCGAAGATATACGACAGGGTGCACCTCCACTACAGGATATACGGGGACGTGAGGGAGGAAAAGGCCAGGCGTGCGATAGAGCTGAGCCAGGACAAGTACTGCTCGGCATCCGCCCACGTGAAGCTCAGCGGCGCTGAAGTTACGTATTCCTTCGAGATAATCAGGGGTTAG
- the snatA gene encoding neutral amino acid NAAT transporter SnatA codes for MIELVKHFVILYGGLFAITNPVGAVPVFLGVTHDLSRRERREIARKTAITVVVTLVTFALIGEWIFKFFGSSTDAFAIAGGILLFKMAMEMLSGKLSSVKISREETEEFSEEVVTLEEVAVIPLAIPLISGPGAITTVMLYMAKSTSIPEKGAVIASIAAIAVTVWLILCSSNGIQRRLGRVGIKVMTRMMGLILTSMAVQMIINGIKGAFGI; via the coding sequence GTGATAGAGCTGGTCAAGCACTTCGTGATACTCTACGGTGGGCTGTTCGCGATAACAAACCCGGTTGGAGCCGTTCCGGTGTTCCTTGGAGTCACTCACGACCTTTCCAGGAGGGAAAGGCGGGAGATAGCCAGAAAGACCGCGATAACCGTGGTCGTTACACTCGTAACCTTTGCCCTCATAGGGGAGTGGATATTCAAGTTCTTCGGCTCCAGCACGGACGCCTTCGCGATAGCCGGTGGGATACTGCTCTTCAAGATGGCTATGGAGATGCTCTCAGGGAAGCTTTCCTCGGTCAAGATAAGCAGGGAAGAAACCGAGGAGTTCAGCGAGGAAGTCGTCACCCTCGAGGAGGTCGCTGTGATTCCCCTAGCGATCCCGTTGATTTCCGGCCCCGGCGCGATAACGACGGTGATGCTCTACATGGCTAAGAGCACATCCATACCTGAGAAAGGGGCGGTCATAGCAAGCATAGCTGCGATAGCCGTAACCGTCTGGCTCATCCTCTGCTCGTCCAACGGGATACAGAGGAGGCTCGGCAGGGTGGGAATAAAGGTCATGACGAGGATGATGGGGCTGATACTGACGTCCATGGCGGTGCAGATGATAATCAACGGCATCAAGGGGGCGTTTGGAATTTAG
- a CDS encoding family 4A encapsulin nanocompartment shell protein, with protein sequence MRGDLIRVLSTVEEKANELKLDGYEPDIVLLGKEAYEFIRAQINEEFGDEEEVFELSGLKIRTLDELDGDAVVVDSKALGLGLGGAKRFKVVL encoded by the coding sequence ATGCGTGGAGACCTGATCCGTGTTCTGAGCACCGTGGAGGAGAAGGCCAACGAGCTGAAGCTCGACGGCTACGAACCCGACATAGTCCTCCTTGGAAAGGAGGCGTACGAGTTCATAAGGGCGCAGATAAACGAGGAGTTCGGCGACGAGGAAGAGGTTTTCGAGCTCTCCGGGCTCAAGATACGCACCCTCGACGAACTCGACGGTGACGCCGTCGTCGTGGACAGCAAGGCGCTGGGCCTCGGTCTGGGCGGGGCGAAGCGCTTCAAGGTCGTCCTATGA
- a CDS encoding triphosphoribosyl-dephospho-CoA synthase — translation MERWRIVRAFTLGPLLEAAVPKPGNVSRLRDFDDLTFYHFLFADTAVTGVYYEAVKTAELLRKGILEPREAGLGELIKRAVQASREAQDANPNFGVVALSLPLIMGMTIGRNMLDARKKARLLIEESTVRDTMELYRAIRIANPKGIPSGVKYDVYSDDSFRELFQDGINLARLAEISCERELIFCEWLKEYELSYSTFGRLYELIKELPLEDAVVRAFVELLATNLDTLIVRKAGLEEAKLVRENAGKVLAGELGVEEFDAFMRERGDLRNPGSLADVMAVSLSLLVLRGLRIELRNGRVWGVIGRP, via the coding sequence ATGGAGAGGTGGAGAATAGTCCGCGCCTTCACCCTCGGTCCGCTCCTCGAGGCCGCGGTTCCAAAACCGGGCAACGTGAGCAGGCTCAGGGATTTCGACGACCTCACCTTCTACCACTTTCTCTTCGCCGACACGGCCGTCACGGGAGTTTACTACGAGGCCGTGAAGACGGCGGAGCTTCTGCGGAAGGGCATCCTCGAGCCCCGGGAAGCGGGACTCGGGGAGCTGATAAAGCGGGCGGTTCAGGCATCGCGCGAGGCCCAGGACGCCAACCCCAACTTTGGCGTTGTGGCCCTCTCGCTTCCCCTTATAATGGGGATGACGATTGGGAGGAACATGCTCGATGCGAGGAAAAAGGCGAGGCTGCTGATAGAGGAATCGACGGTCAGGGACACGATGGAGCTCTACCGGGCGATAAGAATAGCCAATCCCAAGGGAATCCCCAGTGGCGTCAAGTACGACGTTTATTCCGACGATTCCTTCAGGGAACTTTTCCAGGATGGGATTAACCTCGCCAGGCTCGCCGAGATAAGCTGTGAACGAGAGCTGATATTCTGCGAGTGGCTCAAGGAATACGAGCTGAGCTACTCCACCTTCGGAAGGCTCTACGAGCTGATAAAGGAGCTCCCGCTGGAGGACGCCGTCGTGAGGGCCTTCGTTGAGCTGCTTGCAACAAACCTCGACACGCTGATAGTCAGAAAGGCAGGCCTGGAGGAGGCGAAGCTCGTTCGGGAGAATGCCGGGAAGGTTCTCGCCGGAGAGCTCGGCGTTGAGGAGTTCGATGCCTTCATGCGCGAGAGGGGCGACCTGAGAAACCCGGGCAGCCTGGCGGACGTCATGGCCGTCTCGCTCAGCCTGCTCGTTCTCAGGGGATTAAGGATAGAATTGAGAAACGGAAGGGTCTGGGGAGTCATAGGACGACCTTGA
- a CDS encoding PspC domain-containing protein: MARKLTRSRKDRILLGVLGGIAEHLDVDPTLVRIIFAVLFVSNPVAMGLLYFIVALIIPEEGEEGEEKPLGDKITELVDETGERLGEVFSGSENSKALAIVLIILGAILLAGPFFPLVMPVVDPKTALAVVFLVIGIILLVKGD; this comes from the coding sequence ATGGCGAGGAAGCTCACACGCTCGCGGAAGGACAGAATCCTCCTGGGGGTTCTTGGCGGCATAGCGGAGCATCTGGACGTTGACCCAACGCTGGTCAGGATCATCTTCGCGGTGCTCTTCGTCTCCAACCCTGTGGCTATGGGACTGCTCTACTTCATAGTGGCCCTGATAATACCCGAAGAGGGGGAGGAGGGGGAAGAAAAGCCCCTAGGGGATAAAATCACCGAGCTCGTGGACGAGACCGGGGAGAGGCTCGGGGAGGTTTTCTCGGGAAGCGAGAACTCCAAAGCCCTTGCGATAGTTCTCATAATCCTGGGTGCGATTCTACTGGCCGGCCCGTTCTTCCCGCTGGTGATGCCGGTTGTTGACCCCAAAACCGCCCTGGCGGTCGTCTTCCTCGTGATAGGCATAATACTGCTGGTGAAAGGTGATTGA
- a CDS encoding DUF4097 family beta strand repeat-containing protein: protein MRRRGGVLGAVLGVALAVLLIGAVLTVLAIRGDISIDGITPRKVAGKVVEIGEFNASVLEVTAVVGDVSVVGANVSEIVVRSNLPINASLENGVLTVYCPTKRVGISHRNVCNDYRNGTVIVEVPGRLLGLNVHDVVGDVLVAADSAGIDITDVVGKVMGTSWNDYDLSDIVGGVSLNVAGRATISDVVGDVTITVPPGFGAVLTVKDIVGDVTNTANGKNGTVVITVRDVVGDITVGG from the coding sequence ATGAGACGAAGAGGTGGTGTCCTGGGAGCAGTGCTCGGCGTGGCCCTCGCGGTCCTTCTGATCGGTGCGGTTCTCACAGTCCTGGCCATCAGGGGAGACATCAGCATAGACGGGATAACCCCGAGGAAAGTGGCGGGGAAGGTCGTCGAGATTGGCGAATTCAACGCCTCCGTTCTGGAGGTGACGGCCGTGGTCGGCGACGTCTCGGTCGTCGGCGCCAACGTGAGCGAGATCGTGGTTAGGAGCAACCTGCCGATAAACGCCAGCCTGGAGAACGGGGTTCTTACCGTCTACTGCCCCACGAAGAGGGTTGGCATCAGCCACAGGAACGTCTGCAACGATTACAGGAACGGTACCGTTATAGTCGAGGTTCCTGGGAGGCTGCTGGGTCTGAACGTCCACGATGTTGTTGGGGATGTTCTGGTGGCCGCGGACTCGGCTGGAATCGACATTACTGACGTTGTGGGGAAGGTGATGGGAACCTCCTGGAACGATTACGACCTCTCTGACATCGTGGGCGGTGTCTCCCTCAACGTCGCAGGGAGGGCGACGATAAGCGACGTGGTTGGCGACGTGACCATAACCGTTCCCCCGGGCTTTGGGGCGGTGCTTACCGTCAAGGACATCGTGGGGGACGTGACCAACACGGCCAATGGGAAGAACGGCACCGTCGTCATCACAGTGAGGGACGTGGTGGGCGACATCACTGTGGGGGGATGA
- the pfpI gene encoding deglycase PfpI: MRVLFLSADGFEDLELIYPLHRLKEENHEVYVASFERGKITGKHGYSVNVDLTFDETDPDEFDALVLPGGKAPEIVRLNEKVVEITKRMFEAGKPVASICHGPQILISAGVLRGRKGTSTITIRDDVRNAGAEWIDSEVVVDGNWVSSRHPGDLYAWMREFVKLLR, encoded by the coding sequence ATGAGGGTGCTGTTTCTGAGTGCCGACGGCTTCGAGGACCTGGAGCTTATATACCCGCTCCACAGGCTTAAAGAGGAGAACCACGAGGTCTACGTGGCGAGCTTCGAGAGGGGAAAGATAACCGGAAAGCACGGTTATTCCGTGAACGTTGACCTGACTTTTGACGAGACTGACCCGGACGAGTTCGATGCCCTGGTTCTGCCCGGAGGAAAGGCTCCAGAGATAGTCAGGCTCAACGAGAAGGTCGTTGAGATAACCAAGAGGATGTTCGAGGCAGGAAAGCCGGTAGCGAGCATCTGCCACGGCCCGCAGATACTCATCTCGGCCGGCGTTCTGAGGGGCAGAAAGGGAACGAGCACGATAACCATCAGGGACGACGTGAGGAACGCGGGGGCAGAGTGGATAGACTCAGAGGTCGTGGTTGACGGCAACTGGGTCAGCTCGAGGCATCCCGGTGACCTCTACGCCTGGATGAGGGAGTTCGTCAAGCTCCTCCGCTGA
- a CDS encoding Lrp/AsnC family transcriptional regulator — MRTGLDDVDRKILAILQKNSRTPLREISKEVNLAESTVYERIKKLKERGIIKKFTVILDPGSLGFKILAFILIKAKAGKYSYVASELKKYPEIVEIFETTGDYDMLVKIRTRGSEELNEFLDTIGEIDGVVATHTMVVLKVHKETTELPL; from the coding sequence ATGCGAACGGGTTTGGACGATGTGGACAGAAAGATTCTCGCCATCCTCCAAAAGAACAGCAGAACGCCCCTGAGGGAGATCTCGAAAGAGGTCAATCTCGCCGAATCGACCGTTTACGAGAGGATTAAAAAGCTTAAGGAGCGTGGAATAATAAAGAAGTTCACCGTCATACTGGATCCCGGGTCCCTCGGCTTCAAGATTCTGGCGTTCATACTGATAAAGGCCAAGGCCGGCAAGTACTCGTACGTCGCGAGTGAGCTTAAGAAGTACCCCGAGATCGTTGAGATATTCGAGACCACCGGCGATTACGACATGCTCGTCAAGATAAGAACCCGCGGAAGCGAGGAGCTCAACGAGTTCCTGGACACCATCGGCGAGATTGACGGCGTCGTGGCTACTCATACGATGGTCGTCCTCAAGGTTCACAAGGAGACCACGGAGCTTCCGCTCTGA